The Bacteroidota bacterium region TTATACATGATAGAAGTAAGTGCCGGGATATTGGCAAATGCCCACGACACGGCTGCAGTAAGCAGCAGCGCACCAAACATCCAGCCCATTACCTGAGCAAGAAATGCTTTGGCCTTATCACTGGTCACAGCGGCAGTTTGAGTGCCGAAGCCCTGATTGTTGTTCCAGTTACTTTGGTTCCAGTTGTTGTTCTGGTTCCAGTTGTTTTGATTTCCGTAATTGTTCATAGTGTAATTAAATTACAAGTACAAAGTTATACTATTCTATGTCGGTTACGACGGCTAAGTTATTGTGAAAGTAACCGTCTTAACAAATATTAATTTTTGCAATTAGTGCAATTTGGCACCAATCAGGCTGATAAATTCGGAGCGGGTGGTTTCGTTCAGAAATTCGCCGGTGAAGGCGGAGGTGGTGGTTACCGAATTCTGCTTCTGAATACCGCGCATCTGCATACAAAGGTGCTGGCATTCAATTACCACGGCCACGCCAAGCGGCTGAAGTGTTTCGTGTATGCAGTCGCGTATTTCGGTGGTGAGGCGTTCCTGCACCTGCAGGCGGCGGGCATATGCGTCCACAATGCGCGGAATTTTGCTCAATCCCACAATGTAGCCGTTCGGAATATAGGCCACATGCGCCTTACCGAAAAACGGCAGCAAATGGTGCTCGCACATCGAATACACTTCAATATCTTTAACAAGTACCATTTGCTTGTATTCTTCTTTAAACATGGCCGAGCGCAAAATCTCGGCCGGGTTTAAATCGTAGCCGTGGGTGAGGTACTGCATGGCTTTGGCCACACGTTCGGGCGTTTTTAGCAGGCCCTCACGTTCAGGGTTTTCGCCAATCTCACTGAGGATTACTTTGTACTTGCCGGCCAGACTGTCAATGGTTTCGGCTTTGTACTTGTCTATTTTCTGGTAGCCAAATTCTTCTTCCATATTTTGCAGCATTACTCGCCGAAATATTCGACAAAATTATTTTCTGTTTCCTGAATTTTCACGCTGTGCAGCTGCGCACCAAGCGCAGCAATGGGTGTTTCAATTTCTTTCCAGATCGCAATGGCCACGTTTTCTGTAGAGGTCATTACTCCTTGCAGAAAATCTACATCCAGATTCAGATTTTTATGATCGAGTTTGTCGATAACCCGTTCTTTGAGCAGACTGCTCAGGTCTTTCAGGTTCATTACATAGCCAAGTTCGGTATTTACCTTGCCTTTTACAGTAACCCACAGCACATAATTGTGGCCGTGCCAGTTGGGATTGGAGCAGCCGCCAAACACGGCTTTGTTTTGTTCGTCGCTCCAGTCGGGACGATGCAGTTTGTGCGCGGCAGTAAAACGCTCGCGCCGGGTGATGTAAACCATATTGCTGTACAAATATACGTTGGAAAGACGGTGTTTGGACTACCTTTGCTGTCGCAATTGTTGTATTAACAAACAAAGCCTATGCATGTTCTGCTGGTAGCTGCCACTTATTTCGAAATTGCGCCGCTTATTTCATCGCTTCAGTTTACGGCCGATTTATCGCCGAGGCTTAAAAGCTACCGCAGCGGCGAAATACAGCTTGACGTGCTGCTTACCGGGGTGGGCAGCACAGCCACTGCTGTATGGACAGCCCGCGCACTTGCCGCAAAGCAGTACGATCTGGCAATTAACGCCGGTGTGTGTGGCAGCTTTGGCAATACGCCTGCCATTGGCGATGTGGTAAATGTAACCAGCGATTTCTTTCCTGAGCTCGGTGCCGAAGACGGCGATGCCTTTCTGAGCATTCACGAGTTGCAGCTGCTGGGTGAAAATGAAGCCCCCTTTCAGCGCAGCCGCCTGTTTGCTTCGGCTGCCGACAAAGCCGCATTTAAGTCATTGCCGCAGGTAAACGGCATTACCGTAAACAAAGTGCATGGGCATGAAGCCAGCATTCAGGCTGTGCGCACGCGCTGGAATCCGCACACCGAAAGCATGGAAGGCGCAGCGTTTTTCTATGCCTGCCTTACTGCGGCACAGCCCTGTGTGCAAATCCGCGCCGTGTCTAACGTGGTGGAACGCCGCAACCGCGAGGCGTGGAATATGCCGCTGGCCATTCGCAACCTCAACAATTCGCTTACTCATGTGTTAAAAAGTCTGTAATTCATACCATGGAACTCAGCCTCGGTTTTTCGCCCTGCCCCAACGATTGTTTTATGTTTGATGCCCTGCTGCACCACGCCAGCCGCGCACCGCTTATCGATACTGAAGGCCTGGTATTCAAACCGTTTATGGCCGATGTGGAAGCACTCAACAACGCCGCTTTTGCCGGCGAGCTGGATGTGACCAAACTCAGCTACCACGCTTTCGCATACTGCACCGCTAACTACCAGCTTTTGCCAGCCGGCAGTGCGCTCGGCCGCAATTGCGGACCATTACTCATCAGCAAGCGCGAAATTAAAGCCGACGAGGTGCGTAGCGGAAAACTGCGCATTGCCATTCCCGGCAAATACACCACGGCCAATTTTCTCCTCGGCCTTGCCTTTCCGGAAGCAGTGAATAAAGTCCCCATGATTTTCTCCGCCATCGAACAGGCCGTGCTCAGCGGC contains the following coding sequences:
- the folE gene encoding GTP cyclohydrolase I FolE yields the protein MLQNMEEEFGYQKIDKYKAETIDSLAGKYKVILSEIGENPEREGLLKTPERVAKAMQYLTHGYDLNPAEILRSAMFKEEYKQMVLVKDIEVYSMCEHHLLPFFGKAHVAYIPNGYIVGLSKIPRIVDAYARRLQVQERLTTEIRDCIHETLQPLGVAVVIECQHLCMQMRGIQKQNSVTTTSAFTGEFLNETTRSEFISLIGAKLH
- a CDS encoding 6-carboxytetrahydropterin synthase, which produces MVYITRRERFTAAHKLHRPDWSDEQNKAVFGGCSNPNWHGHNYVLWVTVKGKVNTELGYVMNLKDLSSLLKERVIDKLDHKNLNLDVDFLQGVMTSTENVAIAIWKEIETPIAALGAQLHSVKIQETENNFVEYFGE
- the mqnB gene encoding futalosine hydrolase, which encodes MHVLLVAATYFEIAPLISSLQFTADLSPRLKSYRSGEIQLDVLLTGVGSTATAVWTARALAAKQYDLAINAGVCGSFGNTPAIGDVVNVTSDFFPELGAEDGDAFLSIHELQLLGENEAPFQRSRLFASAADKAAFKSLPQVNGITVNKVHGHEASIQAVRTRWNPHTESMEGAAFFYACLTAAQPCVQIRAVSNVVERRNREAWNMPLAIRNLNNSLTHVLKSL
- a CDS encoding 1,4-dihydroxy-6-naphthoate synthase; the protein is MELSLGFSPCPNDCFMFDALLHHASRAPLIDTEGLVFKPFMADVEALNNAAFAGELDVTKLSYHAFAYCTANYQLLPAGSALGRNCGPLLISKREIKADEVRSGKLRIAIPGKYTTANFLLGLAFPEAVNKVPMIFSAIEQAVLSGEADAGLIIHENRFTYQAKGLRKIIDLGEFWESTTGTPIPLGGIVVKRTLPQEVKQKMNRVLRRSVEYAFAHREASMPFVRAHAQEMDEAVMQQHINLYVNDFSVDLGQEGRKAVDTLFAEAQRLKLVPEMSDVVYI